The nucleotide sequence CCGTCGCTCGGCGCGGGCGGGGCGTCCGATCCCCGGCGGCTGCCGATCGTCCGCCGGCGGGGCTGGCTGGTGCGCAGGGGCCGGGGCCGCCGCCCCGCGGCGGCGGCCGACGCGGCGGCCGGGCCCGCCCGGCACCGGCGCGACAAGCGGGAGAAGAGGGAGGCCCGGGAGGCTCGGGCGCCCCGGGAGACTCGGGCAACTCGGGCGCCCCGGGAGAAGACAGAGCCTCGGGAGGCCCGGGAGACCCGGCAGGCGTCGGCGCCCGCCCAGCGCAAGCCGCGCAGGCTGGGGCGGATGCTGTTGCTGCTGATCTTCCTGGCGCTGGCGGCGGCGGTGGTCTACGCGATGATGTTCATGCCGCGCTCCAAGGACGACGACGGCCAGGGCCGTACGGGTTCGGCCGGTACGCCGAGCGCGGCGCCGAACGACCCCGGAGACGGCGACGGCAACGAGGGGGAGGCCGGAAAGCCGGCCGATCCCGGCGACCAGGAGCCGCAGTCCACCGACCCGGCCGGGCTGGCGAAGGGCTTCGCGGTCCGCAAGGACCCCAAGGGCTTCAAGGTCGCCGTCCACGAGGACTGGACCCGCCGGGGCGAGAACGGCCGCGGCCAGATCCGCTACATCGGCGGTGACTTCGAGCTGGTGGTCGTGGCCGGACGGGACAAGATGTCCGACTTCGGCGGCGACCCGATGGCGTACCAGCAGGACCGCGAGGCCGAACTGTCCGCCTTCCGCGGCTCGTCCTGGGCCTCGTCCTCGGGGCTGCGGCGGATCGACGTCGGCCGGACGGCGATGGCGGAGGGCTCGTTCCGCTGGCGCGACAGCAGCGGGCGGAACGTGTACGCGCGCAATCTCGCGATGCTGATCGACGGCCGCTACCACGTGGTCCTGGTCATCGGCCCGTCCGACGAGCGCAGCGCGGTCAACCGCTACTTCGAGCAGGCCACGGCCACGTACAGCACGACCAACGGCTAGGTCTCAGGAGCCGTCCCGCGACGAATCCGCCGGATCGGACCGGGCCTGGGCGCCGTCCCGCGACGACGATCCGCCGGGCCGGGCCCGGGCTTCTTCGCGTGCCGCCTGGGCGTCGTCCCGTGCCGCCGGGGCGCCGTGCTCCGCGAACCGCTCCCGCAGCCGGTACTTGAGCACCTTACGGAGCGTCTCATTGCGGGGCAGGGCGTCCACCACTTCGAGCCGCTCCGGCAGTTTGTGCACCGACAGCCCCGCCGTGCGCAGATACGACACCGCCCGGCCGAGCGTCAGCGCCTCCGTCCCCGCCGGCTGCTCCACGACGGCGCAGACCAGCTCGCCCCGGTCCGGGTCGGGCAGGCCGATCACCGCCACATCACCCACGTCCGGGTGCTGGTAGAGCAGCTGCTCGATCTCCTTGGCCGAGATGTTCTCGCCCTTACGGATGATGATGTCCTTGGCGCGGCCGGTCAGCACCAGATGGCCGCTCTCCGTGAGATGGCCGAGGTCGCCGGTAAGGAAGAAGCCGTCCGCGTCGAACGCCTTACGGGTCTCGGCGTCGTCCAGATATCCGGCGCAGACCGCCTCGCCGCGCAGCCCCACCTGCCCGTCCACCATCCGGATCTCCATCTCCCGGGGCGGCCGGCCCTCGGTGGTGGCGAGGTTCTCGTCCGTGTCGTCCGGCGCACCCATGGTGATCATGGGGACTTCGGTCATCCCGTAGCCGTGGGTGAGCGTGCAGCCCAGCTCCCGTACGACCTCGTAGTAGAGCTCGGGCGGTTTGGGCGCGCCGCCGCCCGCGAGGAGCCGCAGGGTGGGGATGAGCCTGCGCGAGGGGTCCTTGCGCTGTTCGGCCAGGAACATCGAGTAGAAGGCGGTGCTGCCGCCCGCGACCGTCACCCCGTGCCGCCGGTACGCGGGCAGCGACTCCGGCAGGGAGAAGTGCTCGAGCAGCACGGCCGGAAAGCCGTACAGCAGCAGCATCACGGTGTAGTCCGGCCCCGCGACATGGGCGTACGGGAAGGCCATGGACCCCACGTCGTCCGGGCTGAGCCGCAGCGCGTGGGCGAGGCAGGCACCGGCGGCGATGAGGCTGCGGTCGGTGTGCAGCACGCCCTTGGGGTCGGAGGTGGTGCCCGAGGTCCAGTAGATCCAGCGGACGTCCCGCCCGTCGGTGGGCGGTGGCGGCAGCCGCAGGGCCTTGGGGTCGGCCACCGGCAGGGTGTCGTACGCCTCGAAGACCAGTGGCGGTTCGGGCAGTTCGGCGGCCAGGCGCCGGGCCATCGCGGTGTGGTCGAAGCCACGCCAGGGGCCGGGCACGGCGAAGAACCGCGCCCCGGACTCGCGGAGCGCGAACCGCACCTCGCGGTCGCGGTAGTAGGGGATCAGCGGGGTCTGCATGGCGCCGAGGCGGGCGAGCGCCATGGTCAGCACGACCGTCTCGATCCGGGTGGGCAACTGCCAGGCGACGCGGCTGCCGGGGCCTATCCCCATCCGGTACAGCCCGGCGGCGGTCCGCTCGGCGCGGGTGCGCAGGGCGCCGAAGGTCAGCCGCCGGTCATGGCGGGCGGAGGCGCCGGCCTGCAGCAGGGCGGGGGCGTCGGGGGTGAGCGCGGCGCGCCGTTCGAGCAGTTCCCACAGCGTCGCCGAGCTGCCGAGCTCTTGCGCGTCGTGCGCGACGTCGGTCATCCCGGCCTCCCGTGGAACTCTTCCGGAACCGTTCGAGGCGATCGCGTGCTCGTGGCGCGGGAGCTGAACCGCGCCGACCCGACCCGGCCCGTCCCGGACCATAACTGACGGACCATCAGATAGTGCTGGAAGCGTAAGGCCGCGCGCCTTGTCGGTCCAGGGGGTGCGGACTAGCCTGCGGATGCCCGCCTTGCCTGACGGGTCATCAGAAAGGGAGGTCGGCCCCCGATGGATCTCGCCTTCACGGAGGACGAGGAGGACTTCCGGCACCGGCTGCGCGCCTGGCTCGCCGACGCCCTGCCCATGCTGCCGGACCGCCCGCATCCGGCCGACTGGCCCGGCCGCCGCGCCTATGACTGCGGCTGGCAGCGCATGCTCCACGACGCGGGGTACGCCGGGCTGCACTGGCCCAAGGACGCGGGCGGCCAGGGCGCGACGCCCACCCAACATCTGATCTTCCTGGAGGAGACCGAGCGGGCCGGCGCGCCCTATGTGGGCGCGGGTTTCGTCGGACTGCTGCACGC is from Streptomyces hygroscopicus and encodes:
- a CDS encoding AMP-dependent synthetase/ligase — encoded protein: MTDVAHDAQELGSSATLWELLERRAALTPDAPALLQAGASARHDRRLTFGALRTRAERTAAGLYRMGIGPGSRVAWQLPTRIETVVLTMALARLGAMQTPLIPYYRDREVRFALRESGARFFAVPGPWRGFDHTAMARRLAAELPEPPLVFEAYDTLPVADPKALRLPPPPTDGRDVRWIYWTSGTTSDPKGVLHTDRSLIAAGACLAHALRLSPDDVGSMAFPYAHVAGPDYTVMLLLYGFPAVLLEHFSLPESLPAYRRHGVTVAGGSTAFYSMFLAEQRKDPSRRLIPTLRLLAGGGAPKPPELYYEVVRELGCTLTHGYGMTEVPMITMGAPDDTDENLATTEGRPPREMEIRMVDGQVGLRGEAVCAGYLDDAETRKAFDADGFFLTGDLGHLTESGHLVLTGRAKDIIIRKGENISAKEIEQLLYQHPDVGDVAVIGLPDPDRGELVCAVVEQPAGTEALTLGRAVSYLRTAGLSVHKLPERLEVVDALPRNETLRKVLKYRLRERFAEHGAPAARDDAQAAREEARARPGGSSSRDGAQARSDPADSSRDGS